One Campylobacter concisus DNA segment encodes these proteins:
- the gyrA gene encoding DNA gyrase subunit A — protein MKDNLLELTQDIASVDIEDSIKNSYLDYSMSVIVGRALPDARDGLKPVHRRILYAMDNLGVGSRSAYMKSARIVGEVIGKYHPHGDTAVYDALVRMAQKFSMRYPVVDGQGNFGSIDGDSAAAMRYTEARMTMLTEELLKDIDKDTVDFVPNYDDREVEPDVLPSRVPNLLLNGSSGIAVGMATNIPPHSLDELIDGLLLLLENKEATLEEVMEFIKGPDFPTGGIIFGKKGIIEAYRTGRGRVKLRAKTHIEKKPNKDVIVIDELPYQTNKARLIEQIAELVKDKQIDGISEVRDESDKDGIRVVIELKRDAMSDIVLNNLFKSTTMESTFGVIMLAINNKEPKVFNLIELLKLFLNHRKTVIIRRTIFELEKARARAHILEGLKIALDNIDEVIELIRNSADTAVAREGLMSKFNLSELQANAILDMRLSKLTGLEREKLEAELAELMAEIARLDEILKSETLLENLIKEELLEIKNKFKVPRVTEIVDDYDDIDIEDLIPNENMVVTITHRGYIKRVPSKQYEKQKRGGKGKVAVTTYDDDFIESFFTSNTHDTLMFVTDRGQLYWLKVYKIPEGSRTAKGKAVVNLIQLQPDEKIKAIIPTTDFDESKSLAFFTKNGIVKRTNLSEFKNIRSVGVRAISLDENDELVTALIAQTYDDMPVTDPENELSVEIEVLEVEELQNEIDEDNANAEEDASSSDETMLFVVTKKGMCLKFKISKVRQMGRTARGVTGIKFKEPGDEVVGAAVIESNDQEILSISQKGIGKRTTADEYRLTNRGGKGVICMKLTNRTGDLVGVVMVDEEQDLMALTSSGKMIRVDMQSIRKAGRNTSGVIVVNVDGDDVVSIASCPKAEDGENEEEAPSEDMGLLE, from the coding sequence ATGAAAGACAATCTACTTGAATTAACTCAAGATATCGCTTCAGTTGATATCGAAGATTCTATAAAAAATAGCTATCTTGACTACTCTATGAGCGTCATCGTTGGACGTGCTTTGCCTGACGCTAGAGACGGACTAAAGCCAGTTCATAGAAGAATTTTATACGCTATGGATAACCTCGGCGTTGGCAGCAGAAGTGCTTATATGAAGTCAGCTCGTATCGTCGGTGAAGTCATCGGTAAGTACCACCCACATGGCGATACAGCGGTTTATGACGCACTTGTTCGTATGGCTCAGAAATTTTCTATGCGTTATCCAGTCGTTGATGGACAAGGAAACTTTGGCTCTATTGACGGCGACAGCGCAGCTGCGATGCGTTATACCGAAGCTAGAATGACTATGCTTACTGAAGAGCTTTTAAAAGATATCGACAAAGACACGGTTGATTTTGTGCCAAACTACGATGATAGAGAGGTTGAGCCAGATGTTTTGCCTAGCCGTGTGCCAAATTTATTATTAAATGGCTCAAGCGGTATCGCTGTCGGTATGGCGACAAATATCCCACCACACAGCCTTGATGAGCTAATAGACGGTCTTTTGCTCCTTCTTGAAAACAAAGAAGCGACACTTGAAGAGGTGATGGAATTTATCAAAGGTCCAGACTTCCCAACCGGCGGTATCATCTTTGGTAAAAAGGGCATCATAGAGGCCTACCGCACAGGTCGTGGCAGGGTCAAACTAAGAGCAAAAACCCACATAGAAAAAAAGCCAAACAAAGATGTGATCGTCATCGACGAGCTACCATATCAAACAAACAAAGCAAGACTTATCGAGCAGATCGCCGAGCTTGTAAAAGATAAGCAGATAGATGGCATTAGCGAGGTTAGAGATGAGTCTGATAAGGACGGCATCCGCGTAGTCATCGAGCTAAAACGCGACGCTATGAGCGACATCGTGCTAAACAACCTATTTAAATCAACCACGATGGAGAGCACTTTTGGCGTTATTATGCTTGCTATTAATAACAAAGAGCCAAAGGTTTTTAACCTTATCGAGCTACTTAAGCTATTTTTAAATCACAGAAAAACAGTTATCATTAGAAGGACGATATTTGAGCTTGAAAAAGCGCGCGCAAGAGCCCACATCTTAGAGGGTCTAAAGATCGCACTTGATAACATCGATGAGGTGATCGAGCTTATTAGAAATAGTGCTGATACAGCCGTTGCCAGAGAAGGCTTGATGAGTAAATTTAACCTCTCAGAGCTTCAAGCAAACGCTATCCTTGATATGCGTCTAAGCAAGCTTACAGGCCTAGAGAGAGAAAAACTAGAGGCTGAGCTAGCCGAGCTTATGGCTGAGATCGCAAGACTTGATGAAATTTTAAAGAGCGAGACATTGCTTGAAAATTTGATCAAAGAAGAGCTTTTAGAGATCAAAAATAAATTTAAAGTACCAAGAGTAACTGAGATCGTTGATGACTACGATGATATCGATATCGAAGACCTCATACCAAATGAAAATATGGTCGTAACCATAACTCACCGCGGCTACATCAAGCGTGTGCCAAGCAAGCAGTATGAGAAGCAAAAACGTGGCGGCAAAGGCAAAGTAGCAGTCACGACATATGATGATGACTTTATAGAGAGCTTCTTTACTTCAAATACCCACGATACGCTTATGTTTGTGACTGACCGCGGACAGCTTTATTGGCTAAAAGTTTATAAAATTCCAGAGGGAAGCCGCACAGCAAAGGGCAAAGCAGTTGTAAATTTGATCCAGTTGCAGCCTGACGAGAAGATCAAAGCTATCATACCAACGACTGACTTTGACGAGAGCAAATCGCTAGCATTCTTTACTAAAAACGGCATCGTAAAACGCACAAATTTAAGTGAGTTTAAAAACATCCGCTCAGTTGGCGTAAGAGCTATAAGCCTTGATGAGAACGACGAGCTAGTAACCGCACTCATCGCTCAAACATACGATGATATGCCGGTCACTGACCCTGAAAATGAGCTAAGTGTTGAGATAGAGGTGCTTGAAGTTGAAGAGCTTCAAAATGAGATCGACGAAGACAATGCAAATGCCGAAGAGGACGCAAGCTCAAGCGATGAGACAATGCTATTTGTGGTTACCAAAAAAGGCATGTGTCTTAAATTTAAGATCAGCAAGGTTCGCCAAATGGGAAGAACTGCACGCGGCGTAACTGGTATCAAATTTAAAGAGCCAGGCGATGAGGTCGTAGGTGCTGCGGTCATCGAAAGCAATGACCAAGAAATTTTAAGCATATCTCAAAAAGGTATCGGCAAGCGCACAACCGCTGATGAGTACCGCTTGACAAACCGCGGTGGCAAAGGCGTCATCTGCATGAAGCTAACAAACAGAACAGGCGATCTTGTGGGCGTTGTGATGGTTGATGAGGAGCAAGACCTTATGGCTCTAACATCAAGCGGCAAGATGATAAGAGTTGATATGCAAAGCATCCGCAAAGCAGGACGTAACACAAGCGGCGTGATCGTCGTAAACGTCGATGGCGATGATGTTGTAAGTATCGCAAGCTGCCCTAAAGCTGAAGACGGCGAGAACGAGGAAGAAGCACCAAGCGAAGACATGGGGCTTTTGGAATAA
- a CDS encoding methyl-accepting chemotaxis protein produces the protein MKISSKVTMMIVSSLLVLGAILVFLNIYEQNKAIEFSTKELTETVLADKRAALSEEMDIVSNILLKIQEVYDDANETIEDQKEDIIDYLSRARFGDGKLGYFSLSTIDGVVIANPGIPEFNGQNRLDATDANGYKYVKELIEKAKQNSNGDFVNFVAKSKDGNTIRKIARGQKLNLFHEDVLLMSVVDLEGMYKEIDKISATMQNDANANTTNFIVIAVVVLIISLIVAMLYSKFSITKPLNELILRATNLSSGDGDLTRKLEVVGKDEIAKASEAINKFIEKVRVLISEAKDISNENSSIANELSSTSVQTGRGVENSSKIVESAGKDCTEIQSYMKESIEVAKGGKDDLQKALSYVDETLNTISNLSSEIAQTSDIENQMAGKIEQLSRDAEQVKSVLVVINDIADQTNLLALNAAIEAARAGEHGRGFAVVADEVRKLAERTQKSLTEINATINVIVQAINESSEQMSINSKQISELTGVANNAQNTIRDMSGIMRSAIGLSDKTIEDYIKTGKDIDDIVKNMEGISQISSQSARSVEEIASAAEHLNKMTDTLNAKLGEFRT, from the coding sequence ATGAAAATTTCATCAAAAGTAACGATGATGATCGTCTCGTCCCTACTGGTGCTTGGAGCCATCTTAGTCTTTCTAAACATTTACGAGCAAAACAAAGCGATAGAATTTTCTACCAAAGAGCTGACCGAAACGGTCTTGGCCGACAAAAGGGCAGCTTTAAGTGAAGAGATGGATATCGTTTCAAACATTTTGCTAAAAATTCAAGAGGTCTATGACGACGCAAACGAGACCATAGAAGATCAAAAAGAAGATATTATCGACTATCTCTCAAGGGCTAGATTTGGTGATGGTAAGCTTGGTTACTTTAGTCTCTCAACAATAGATGGTGTGGTTATTGCAAACCCTGGTATACCTGAATTTAATGGACAAAATAGGCTTGATGCAACTGACGCAAATGGCTATAAATATGTAAAAGAGCTTATCGAAAAGGCTAAGCAAAATAGTAATGGAGACTTTGTAAATTTTGTTGCGAAGTCAAAGGATGGCAATACTATAAGAAAGATAGCACGTGGACAAAAGCTAAATTTATTTCATGAGGATGTGCTTTTGATGTCTGTTGTTGATCTTGAGGGCATGTATAAAGAGATAGATAAAATTTCAGCTACCATGCAAAATGATGCCAATGCAAACACTACAAATTTCATCGTCATAGCCGTCGTAGTCTTAATCATCTCACTAATAGTTGCTATGCTTTATTCTAAATTTTCTATCACAAAACCTCTAAATGAGCTAATCTTGCGAGCTACAAACCTCTCAAGTGGCGATGGCGATCTAACAAGAAAACTAGAAGTCGTCGGCAAAGATGAGATAGCCAAAGCCAGCGAAGCCATAAATAAATTTATAGAAAAAGTAAGGGTTTTAATCTCGGAGGCAAAAGATATCTCAAATGAAAACAGCTCCATCGCAAATGAGCTTAGCTCAACCTCAGTCCAAACTGGTCGCGGGGTAGAAAACTCAAGCAAGATAGTTGAGAGCGCTGGGAAGGATTGCACTGAGATACAATCATATATGAAAGAGTCAATCGAAGTTGCAAAAGGTGGCAAAGATGATCTTCAAAAGGCGCTAAGCTACGTTGATGAGACGCTAAATACCATCTCAAATTTATCTTCAGAGATCGCTCAGACATCTGATATTGAAAATCAAATGGCTGGCAAGATCGAGCAGCTTAGCCGAGATGCTGAGCAGGTTAAATCAGTGCTTGTTGTTATCAACGACATAGCAGATCAGACAAATTTACTAGCCCTTAATGCAGCCATCGAAGCAGCAAGGGCTGGCGAGCATGGACGTGGTTTTGCAGTCGTTGCAGATGAGGTTAGAAAGCTAGCTGAGCGCACTCAAAAGAGCCTTACTGAGATAAATGCAACTATCAATGTCATCGTTCAAGCGATAAATGAAAGTAGCGAGCAAATGAGTATAAATTCTAAGCAAATAAGCGAGCTAACAGGCGTGGCAAACAACGCGCAAAACACCATAAGAGATATGAGTGGTATCATGAGATCAGCCATAGGACTATCTGATAAAACTATCGAGGACTATATAAAGACTGGCAAGGATATTGACGATATAGTAAAAAACATGGAGGGCATAAGTCAAATTTCATCTCAAAGTGCAAGAAGCGTAGAAGAGATAGCTTCAGCTGCTGAGCATCTAAACAAGATGACAGATACGCTAAATGCAAAACTTGGCGAATTTAGAACTTGA
- a CDS encoding AtpZ/AtpI family protein produces the protein MAKFKIKDIVAGAEQLSLGISMVVAVVIGTGLGYLVKKATNFTPALWIGLAFGIAAAILNVYKAYKAQVKSLDELKDEARYKGYKKDDDDEDN, from the coding sequence ATGGCAAAATTTAAGATAAAAGATATCGTAGCAGGTGCTGAGCAACTAAGCCTTGGCATATCGATGGTCGTAGCTGTGGTGATCGGCACTGGGCTGGGGTATCTTGTAAAAAAGGCTACAAATTTCACGCCAGCGCTTTGGATAGGGCTTGCTTTTGGCATCGCAGCTGCCATTTTAAATGTCTATAAGGCCTACAAAGCGCAGGTTAAAAGCCTAGATGAGCTAAAGGATGAGGCTAGATATAAAGGCTATAAAAAAGACGATGATGACGAGGACAATTAG
- a CDS encoding MFS transporter, translating into MASSFRIIRSMGPLFLGMSLLFIGNGLVIASCSALLKQNGVGELAIGLINTGFFIGALISTITAHRVISTTGHIRAFAIFSSIFAVSAMLHAISENLIFWAILRAFLGYCYYALLMVIESWLNAKIPNKIRSRVIAFYECVFYTSFGLGILILALDLSAFEIFIISAAFIMLSSIPLNLIRINQPQIPQRQPINIPKIFGIVPLALVGALVAGLAINGFFSMASLFVLLQGYSAKEASFFMTIAMAGGFLAQTFIGGFSDKYGRRPALLLCSVVSLISAVLFLLNGSNLIVQYILSFFFGGGIFCTYGLSLARANDEITDKTKSVQVARALLFSYSFASLFSPLLMSYAMKIFGAFGFIYVYLVLYVGLILFALTQKTIPQHMRKEYNDRLVARTAGIATIQQNGNFADRENKK; encoded by the coding sequence ATGGCAAGTAGCTTTAGGATCATTCGCTCGATGGGGCCGCTATTTTTGGGCATGAGTCTGCTTTTTATAGGCAATGGCCTAGTTATCGCCTCTTGTAGTGCGCTTCTTAAGCAAAATGGCGTAGGCGAGCTTGCGATTGGACTAATTAACACTGGATTTTTCATAGGAGCGTTAATTAGCACGATCACAGCGCACAGAGTTATCTCAACCACTGGTCACATCAGAGCTTTTGCTATCTTTTCATCTATATTTGCAGTCTCAGCCATGCTTCACGCCATAAGTGAAAATTTGATCTTTTGGGCGATTTTGCGAGCCTTTTTGGGATATTGCTACTACGCACTTTTGATGGTTATAGAAAGCTGGCTAAATGCTAAGATCCCAAACAAGATAAGATCGCGCGTCATCGCCTTTTACGAGTGCGTTTTCTACACGAGCTTTGGACTTGGAATTTTGATCTTAGCGCTTGATCTTAGCGCATTTGAAATTTTCATCATCAGCGCAGCCTTTATCATGCTCTCAAGCATACCTTTAAATTTAATCCGCATCAACCAGCCTCAAATCCCGCAGCGCCAACCCATAAACATCCCAAAAATTTTTGGTATCGTCCCGCTAGCACTCGTGGGAGCGCTCGTTGCAGGACTTGCGATAAATGGCTTTTTTTCTATGGCAAGCCTCTTTGTCTTGCTTCAAGGATATAGTGCAAAAGAGGCGTCATTTTTTATGACGATAGCGATGGCTGGGGGCTTTTTGGCTCAAACATTTATCGGAGGCTTTTCTGATAAATACGGCAGACGCCCAGCGCTCTTGCTTTGTAGCGTTGTATCTTTAATCAGTGCGGTTTTATTTTTGCTAAATGGCTCAAATTTAATCGTTCAATACATACTTTCGTTTTTCTTTGGCGGCGGCATTTTTTGCACATACGGACTTTCGCTAGCTAGGGCAAATGACGAGATCACAGACAAGACAAAGAGCGTTCAAGTGGCACGCGCACTGCTTTTTAGCTACTCTTTTGCCTCGCTTTTCTCGCCGCTTCTTATGAGCTATGCGATGAAAATTTTTGGTGCATTTGGCTTTATCTATGTCTATTTGGTGCTTTATGTTGGGCTCATTTTATTTGCGCTAACGCAAAAGACCATACCGCAGCACATGAGAAAAGAGTACAACGACAGGCTTGTTGCAAGGACGGCTGGCATCGCGACTATTCAGCAAAATGGCAATTTTGCCGATAGAGAAAATAAAAAGTAG
- a CDS encoding CheB methylesterase domain-containing protein: MAQKLVLIGASTGGPGHIKKLLKDINLNGAMVVIAQHMNKMFINSFVTQMGRECNINVEILSEKTNLRENIVYICDQNFEISATLPVSAKPQPEIKTIYTPNVDVLFNSGTQIAKNVNLLAILLTGIGDDGAAGLDKLYKAGAKCIAENEESAIVYGMPKRAKELNQNLKSLNLMMIRKELEEFLNAF, translated from the coding sequence GTGGCTCAAAAACTGGTCTTAATAGGGGCTTCTACAGGAGGCCCAGGTCATATAAAAAAACTATTAAAAGATATAAATTTAAATGGTGCGATGGTCGTCATAGCTCAGCATATGAACAAGATGTTTATAAACTCATTTGTCACGCAAATGGGCAGGGAGTGCAATATAAATGTTGAAATTCTAAGCGAAAAGACAAATTTAAGAGAAAATATCGTCTATATCTGTGATCAAAATTTTGAAATTTCAGCGACTTTGCCAGTTAGTGCAAAGCCACAACCTGAGATAAAAACGATATATACGCCAAATGTTGATGTGCTTTTTAACTCAGGCACGCAGATCGCCAAAAATGTAAATTTACTTGCGATCTTGCTAACTGGCATCGGCGATGATGGCGCAGCTGGGCTTGATAAGCTCTATAAAGCAGGTGCAAAATGCATAGCTGAAAACGAAGAGAGCGCGATAGTTTATGGCATGCCAAAGCGTGCTAAAGAGCTAAATCAAAATTTAAAATCGTTAAATTTAATGATGATAAGAAAAGAGCTTGAGGAGTTTTTAAATGCTTTTTAA
- a CDS encoding FlhB-like flagellar biosynthesis protein, producing the protein MMQVNKKKAVALGYNRSQDNAPKVLASGAGEIANKIISLAKEHDIPIKEDPDLIEILSKVEVDQEIPPNLYKAVAEIFSFLYKITNKK; encoded by the coding sequence TTGATGCAAGTAAATAAGAAAAAAGCCGTCGCCCTTGGCTACAACAGATCGCAAGATAACGCTCCAAAGGTGCTTGCAAGCGGTGCTGGCGAGATAGCAAACAAGATAATAAGCCTTGCAAAAGAGCACGATATACCGATCAAAGAGGATCCTGATCTCATTGAAATTTTAAGCAAGGTAGAGGTCGATCAAGAGATACCGCCAAATTTATATAAAGCGGTGGCCGAGATATTTAGCTTTTTATATAAGATCACAAATAAAAAGTAA
- the hemL gene encoding glutamate-1-semialdehyde 2,1-aminomutase, which yields MTNKEAFSEAKKYIPGGVNSPVRAFGSVGGEPVMIDHARGAYLYDIEGKKYLDFIQSWGPLIFGHCDKDIEEAIISAVKQGVSYGAPSPKETALAKLICDEFKQIDKIRFVSSGTEATMSAIRVARGYAKKDGLIKFEGCYHGHSDALLIKAGSGATTYGNASSGGVPQDVVKNTFLAIYNDIESVKAIFENNKDKIGVVIIEPIAGNMGLVPADKKFLRELRALCDKFGAVLILDEVMSGFRASRLGSYPFHEVDADLVTFGKVIGGGMNVAAFGGKAKIMDCLSPEGAVYQAGTLSGNPVAMSAGIAAISKINSDVNLYARLEKLAKKLMEGFKEAAKSAGIAIQTEVRGSMFGYFFTDHVVKNYDDALKSDTKLFAKFHQAMLRRGIYLAPSQFETGFICDVMSEADIDLAINAAKEAFLEIKA from the coding sequence ATGACAAATAAAGAGGCATTTAGCGAAGCTAAAAAATATATCCCAGGCGGCGTAAATTCACCAGTTCGTGCATTTGGCAGTGTTGGAGGCGAGCCTGTGATGATAGATCATGCTAGGGGAGCTTATCTATACGACATCGAGGGCAAAAAATACCTTGACTTCATCCAAAGCTGGGGTCCGCTCATCTTTGGTCACTGCGACAAAGACATAGAAGAAGCGATCATCTCTGCTGTAAAACAAGGCGTATCATATGGCGCTCCATCTCCAAAAGAGACCGCTCTAGCAAAGCTAATATGTGATGAGTTTAAACAAATAGATAAAATTCGCTTCGTTAGCTCTGGCACAGAGGCTACCATGAGCGCTATCAGAGTGGCTAGAGGATATGCTAAAAAAGACGGACTTATCAAATTTGAAGGCTGCTACCACGGACACAGCGACGCACTTCTTATCAAGGCAGGAAGTGGCGCTACGACATACGGCAACGCTTCAAGCGGCGGCGTGCCACAAGATGTTGTGAAAAATACATTTTTAGCTATCTACAACGATATAGAGAGTGTAAAAGCCATCTTTGAAAACAACAAAGACAAAATAGGCGTTGTCATTATCGAGCCAATCGCAGGAAATATGGGGCTTGTGCCAGCTGATAAGAAATTCTTACGTGAGCTTAGAGCGCTTTGCGATAAATTTGGTGCAGTGCTTATACTTGATGAGGTTATGAGCGGTTTTAGAGCTTCTCGCCTTGGCTCATATCCATTTCACGAAGTAGATGCCGATCTTGTCACATTTGGTAAGGTTATAGGCGGAGGTATGAACGTCGCTGCATTTGGCGGTAAGGCTAAGATCATGGACTGCCTAAGCCCTGAAGGTGCAGTATATCAAGCAGGCACACTAAGTGGCAACCCAGTGGCGATGAGCGCTGGTATAGCGGCTATTTCTAAGATAAATAGCGACGTAAATTTATACGCCAGACTTGAAAAACTAGCTAAAAAACTAATGGAGGGCTTCAAAGAGGCAGCAAAAAGCGCTGGCATCGCTATACAAACCGAGGTTCGTGGCTCGATGTTTGGCTACTTTTTCACAGATCACGTTGTGAAAAACTACGACGATGCGCTAAAGAGCGACACAAAACTCTTTGCTAAATTTCACCAAGCGATGCTTAGGCGTGGAATTTATCTAGCGCCAAGTCAGTTTGAGACGGGATTTATCTGCGATGTGATGAGTGAAGCGGATATTGACCTAGCGATAAATGCAGCTAAAGAGGCATTTTTGGAGATAAAAGCTTAA
- a CDS encoding CheR family methyltransferase gives MLFNKVDKQSEVLEAKAPSDMDGFNEFMSTIKTLCGVDLEPKRDITLQRVSIFAKNRQIKSFKDLVSMIRFDTLLRQDLLNLVTVNETYFYRELAQLKDVIYYAKELGEARILCAPCSTGDEVYSLAMLAYEFGLKQSDIQLTGIDINSEAIQACSVGSYGERSLHRLSEFQKERFFTKKDDKFFIKKEILPRCEFKILNVFDDAMFNLGKFDIVLSRNMMIYFDDEFRLKCVERLHKLLKPEGRLYAGHADLVPYTPLYTKRFSNGATYYERA, from the coding sequence ATGCTTTTTAACAAAGTGGATAAACAAAGCGAAGTTTTAGAGGCAAAAGCACCAAGCGACATGGATGGATTTAACGAATTTATGAGCACTATAAAGACGCTTTGCGGGGTTGATCTGGAGCCAAAGAGAGACATCACTCTGCAAAGAGTTAGTATATTTGCCAAAAATCGCCAGATAAAAAGCTTTAAAGATCTAGTTTCGATGATAAGATTTGACACGCTGCTTAGGCAAGATCTTTTAAATTTAGTCACCGTAAATGAGACATATTTTTATAGAGAGCTAGCACAGCTAAAAGACGTGATCTACTACGCAAAAGAGCTTGGGGAGGCTAGAATTTTATGCGCGCCTTGCTCAACTGGCGATGAGGTCTATTCGCTTGCTATGCTTGCTTATGAATTTGGTCTTAAACAAAGTGATATCCAGCTAACTGGCATCGACATAAACTCAGAAGCCATACAAGCTTGTAGCGTCGGAAGCTATGGCGAGAGGAGCTTACATAGGCTAAGCGAGTTTCAAAAGGAGAGATTTTTTACAAAAAAAGATGACAAATTTTTCATCAAAAAAGAAATTTTACCAAGGTGTGAGTTTAAAATTTTAAATGTTTTTGATGATGCGATGTTTAATCTTGGTAAATTTGACATTGTCCTTTCAAGAAATATGATGATATATTTTGACGACGAATTTAGACTAAAATGCGTCGAAAGGCTTCATAAGCTACTTAAGCCAGAGGGCAGGCTCTATGCAGGACACGCTGATCTTGTGCCATACACCCCGCTTTACACAAAGCGTTTTTCAAACGGAGCTACATATTATGAGCGCGCTTAA
- a CDS encoding flagellar hook-length control protein FliK, with amino-acid sequence MDVANSLNISNTSVQTGQNASQNAPVRKNEGSLFKNQPAGTPSEQTISNALDNVGKLVARVLDDLKSASSLSKAEQILSQAKDTKIAPNLASELSDLAKSLEAEAAQNESPEIKSLALKLKEFLKPIADLKAGSLNDQIKNSGVMLEANLKDALTPEKLPSSVQKLLSDIKNLSNQNLLSQILTLNDESLDNQNSFMKLTSMLEKASGDAKNILDNSNMKTLLKDVDKLDNVAKFLDKNFSKEQSADAVKSQIGKMENFISNLSEKVANLASEKLNQSAAFSSNHKELKTILENLKNDLKMLNNIGDEAGLVKAFNEVSDVSKDGSLQDKLQSAARRLAHSLSLADPEASTAKSDLAESKALLKQLKLATNDINNITTKSGSEISNVLNQDVKSTLLNISEKSQNPQTVNAANKMISQIEMHQMVSSLQGGIQTYMPYIWDGVEGGNVAFKQGKKDKFYAQIDLNFKKFGQINVMVGLVDKRYIDLSVATQTNEFKELILSSSSELKQAISKLGLIVSNFNIKTLPKVKLNDRFKNFGGLDVGFDKKI; translated from the coding sequence ATGGACGTAGCAAATTCTCTAAATATCTCAAACACCTCGGTTCAAACTGGGCAAAACGCCTCCCAAAACGCGCCTGTTCGCAAAAATGAAGGCTCGCTTTTTAAAAATCAGCCAGCTGGGACGCCAAGTGAGCAGACCATCTCAAATGCTCTTGATAACGTTGGCAAGCTAGTTGCAAGGGTGCTTGATGATCTAAAAAGTGCTTCAAGCCTTAGCAAAGCTGAGCAAATTTTATCTCAGGCAAAAGATACTAAGATCGCTCCAAATTTAGCTAGCGAGCTCTCAGACCTTGCAAAAAGCCTAGAGGCAGAAGCTGCGCAAAATGAAAGTCCTGAGATAAAGAGCCTTGCACTAAAACTAAAAGAATTTCTAAAACCAATAGCCGATCTTAAAGCTGGCTCACTAAATGATCAGATCAAAAACTCTGGCGTCATGCTTGAAGCAAATTTAAAAGATGCGCTTACTCCAGAGAAGCTGCCAAGCTCGGTGCAAAAGCTACTAAGCGATATAAAAAATCTCTCAAATCAAAATTTACTTAGTCAAATTTTAACTCTAAATGATGAGAGCTTGGATAATCAAAACTCATTTATGAAGCTCACCTCCATGCTTGAAAAAGCGAGCGGTGATGCTAAAAATATCCTTGATAACTCAAACATGAAAACACTTTTAAAAGATGTGGATAAGCTTGATAATGTGGCTAAATTTCTAGATAAAAACTTCTCAAAAGAGCAAAGCGCAGATGCGGTTAAAAGCCAGATCGGCAAGATGGAGAATTTCATCTCAAATTTAAGCGAAAAGGTAGCAAATTTAGCGAGCGAAAAGCTAAATCAAAGTGCGGCTTTTAGCTCAAACCACAAAGAGCTAAAAACTATCCTTGAAAACCTAAAAAACGATCTAAAAATGCTAAATAACATAGGCGATGAGGCTGGGCTTGTAAAGGCATTTAACGAGGTTAGCGACGTCTCGAAAGATGGCAGCTTGCAAGATAAGCTCCAAAGTGCGGCCAGACGTCTCGCTCATAGCCTAAGTCTAGCTGACCCAGAAGCAAGCACAGCTAAAAGCGATCTAGCTGAGAGTAAGGCGCTTTTAAAACAGCTAAAACTAGCCACTAACGACATAAATAATATCACGACAAAGAGCGGCAGTGAAATTTCAAATGTGCTAAATCAAGATGTAAAAAGCACGCTTTTAAACATAAGCGAAAAGAGCCAAAACCCACAAACCGTAAATGCTGCAAACAAGATGATCTCGCAGATCGAGATGCATCAGATGGTCTCAAGCCTGCAAGGAGGCATACAAACTTATATGCCATATATCTGGGACGGCGTGGAGGGCGGAAATGTCGCGTTTAAGCAGGGCAAAAAGGATAAATTTTATGCCCAGATCGATCTAAATTTTAAAAAATTTGGCCAGATAAATGTGATGGTGGGGCTTGTGGATAAGCGCTATATCGATCTATCGGTGGCAACGCAGACAAATGAGTTTAAAGAGCTCATTTTATCTAGCTCAAGCGAGCTAAAGCAAGCGATCTCAAAGCTTGGACTAATCGTTTCAAATTTTAACATCAAAACCTTGCCAAAGGTGAAGCTAAACGATAGATTTAAAAATTTTGGCGGCCTTGATGTGGGCTTTGATAAGAAAATTTGA